The genomic stretch TCTGCTAAAATTGCGATTATCAAACATGGCAAGGAAGGCTCAATTGCCTATGCGAAGGACGGCTCGGAGCATCGTGCCAAGAGTTATCCGGCTAAGGTCGTCAAAACCTTCGGAGCAGGCGATTCCTATGCTGCGGGATTTCTATACGGAGTTATGCAGGGCTGGACGCTGGAGAAAAGCATGGAGTATGGCAGCGCAGCCGCATGTATCGTCATTTCGAGCCATAGCTGCTCAGATGCCATGCCGACAACAGATCAAGTAAACGACTATATTAAGCGCTGTGAGCGCGGGGAAATTACAGCTTCATAAGCCGAGAGGAGAGCTAAACATGGTAAACACATTAAAAAATTGGATCGGCGGAGAATGGGTGGAGGCTTCAACCTCTGAAGTAGAGGCGGTTGTCAACCCAGCAACAGAAGAAATACTTGCGAATGTTCCTTTATCTACAAAAGAGGATGTCGACAAAGCGGTCTATGCAGCCAAGAATGCATTCCAAAGCTGGAGCAAAACACCAGTACCGAAACGCGCACGTGTATTATTTAAATATCAGCAGCTGCTTGTTGACCATTGGGAAGAGCTTGCCCAGCTGATTACGAAAGAAAATGGCAAAAGCTACAGCGAAGCTTACGGTGAGGTGCTGCGCGGCATCGAGTGTGTAGAGTTCGCGGCTGGTGCTCCGAACCTGATGATGGGCAAGCAATTGCCGGACATCGCTTCCCACATTGAATCCGGCATGTACCGTTACCCGATCGGCGTGATCGGCGGAATTACTCCGTTCAACTTTCCGATGATGGTGCCTTGCTGGATGTTCCCGCTTGCTATCGCTTGCGGCAACACGTTCATCTTGAAGCCTTCCGAGCGTACGCCGCTATTGGCGCAGCGCCTAGCAGAGCTATTCGCAGAAGCTGGCCTGCCAGCAGGTGTGCTGAACGTCGTGCACGGAGCACGCGATGTCGTGAACGGGATTTTGGAACACAAGGATATTGCGGGGGTATCATTCGTCGGTTCTCAGCCCGTGGCTGAATATGTATACAAAACAGGTACGGCAAACGGCAAACGCGTGCAAGCTTTGGCTGGCGCCAAAAACCACTCCATCGTGCTTCCGGATGCTGATCTTGACCTGACGGTCAAAGAAATTGTCAATGCGGCTTTCGGCTCGGCTGGTGAGCGCTGCATGGCCTGTGCTGTCGTTGTAGCGGTAGGTGAAGTCGGCGATTCGCTTGTAAGCAAGCTGACCGATGCTGCAAACAAAATTACGATCGGCAACGGCATGGAAGAGAATATTTTCCTCGGTCCGGTCATTCGAAGCGGGCATAAGGAAAGAACGCTTCATTATATTGAAACTGGCGAGAACGAAGGAGCTTTGCTCGTTCGCGACGGACGCAAGGATGGAGCAACTGACGGAGAGGGATATTTCGTCGGTCCTACGATTTTCGATAACGTGGATTGCGGCATGAAAATTTGGCAGGACGAGATTTTTGCCCCCGTACTTGCGATTGTACGCGTAGCGACTTTGGAGGATGCCATTGTCCTAGCCAATCAATCCGACTTCGCTAACGGTGCTTGCTTATTCACGACCAATGGGAGCAGCGTTCGCCAATTCCGCGAGACGATTGATGCGGGCATGCTTGGCATTAACTTAGGCGTGCCTGCGCCGATGGCATTCTTTCCATTCTCGGGATGGAAGAAATCGTTCTACGGCGATCTTCACGCAAATGGAACCGACGGTGTGGAGTTCTATACGCGCAAGAAAATGGTGACGGCACGTTGGTAGTGTTGTTTGGCAGTTCAGGCATAGGGAAGCGGGAGGTATAATCAGATGAAAAAACAAATAAAAATCGGCATTATTGGAGCGGGCCGGATTGGTAAGATCCATGCCGATAACCTGCTGCGTCTGCCCCAGGTACAGATAACGGCGGTCAGTGACCTGTTCGCAGGCCCTGAACTCATGGAATGGGCGACAGAGCGGGGAATTTCGAAAGTATGCAAAGACAGCTCCGAAATTATAAATGATCCTGCGATTGATGCAATCTTTATCTGCTCTTCGACGGATACGCATGTCCCTCTCATTAAACAGGCAGCGGCAGCAGGCAAGCATGTGTTTTGCGAGAAGCCGCTCAGCATGGACATCAAGCGGACGGAGGAAGCCGTTGCGGCGGCAGCGGCGGCGGGCATTAAGCTGCAAATCGGCTTCAACCGCAGGTTTGACCATAATTTCAAGCGCGTGCGTGAGCATGTGCTGATCGGTTCGGTTGGCACGCCGCATATCGTGAAAATTACTTCACGCGACCCGAATCCGCCGCATGAGGAGTATATCAAAGTATCCGGCGGTATCTTTATGGATATGATGATCCATGATTTCGACATGGCACGTTTCCTGACCGGCAGCGAGGTGACGGAGGTTTATGCACAGGGTGGTGTTCTGATCGATCCGGTCTTCGGTAAATACGGAGATGTGGATACGGCCATCGTCACGCTGCGCTTCGCGAATGGAGCGATGGGTGTGATTGACAACAGCCGCCAGGCAGCTTATGGCTATGATCAGCGTGTAGAGGTTTTTGGTTCCAAGGGCAGCGTCGCAGTCAGCAATGATCACCCGAACACGGCTGAGGTCAGCTCCGCGGAGGGCGTGACGCGGGATAAACCGCTGCACTTTTTTCTGGAGCGCTACAATGAAGCTTACATCGATGAAACCAGGCAATTCGTGGAATGTCTCACAAATGGGCAGCCTCTCCCTGTTACGGGCGATGACGGCGTGAAGGCCGAAACGATCGCTTTGGCAGCCAAGCTGTCCTATCAGCTCGGACGTCCCGTTCAAATCAGCGAGGCTGTGGAATTGAAACAGAAAGCAGAGGGGGCGCAGAGCTATGTCTAAGCTAATCGTTAAGCCTGTGAGTCCGAATAAGGACGGCATCGTACTTGCTGTTTCACCCGAATCGGCAGGCTGGCAATATGTCGGGTTCGAGGTAGCGAAGCTGGAAGTGGGACAAAAGCTGGAACGCGTGACCGGCGATCTCGAATATTGCTTGGTACTGCTGTCTGGCATTGCAGATGTTGCCACACAGGAAGAGAGCTTTACGAAGGTTGGCGATCGGATGAGCGTTTTCGAGAATAAACCGCCCTATGCCGTCTACGTTCCAAATGGCGACCGCTTTGAAGTAACTGCAACGACTGCACTTGAGCTTGCGATTTGCAGTGCCCCTGGGAAAGGCGGCTTCAAGGCACGCCTTATCGCACCTTCGGCTGCCGCACAGGAAACGCGGGGCTACGGAAATTTGGAGCGCCAAATTTACAACATTTTGCCGGAGAGCGAGCCGGCAGACAGTCTGCTGGTAGTCGAGGTTATTACGCCGGAGGGTCATTGGTCGAGCTATCCGCCTCATAAGCATGACCGTGATGCCCTGCCCGAGGAGTCGCTGCTGGAGGAAACATACTATTACAAAATTCAGCCTGAGCAAGGGTTTGCCGTGCAGCGAGTCTATACGGATAACCGCTCTCTTGACGAGACGTTGATCGTAAAGAACGGTGAAACCGTGCTCGTTCCAGAAGGCTATCATCCGGTATCCGCGCCTCCGGGCTATGAAGTGTATTATTTGAATGTCATGGCGGGACCGACAAGAGCCTGGAAATTTGTCAACGATGAGGAACACGCTTGGATTATGACGAAGCCGAGCGACCGAGTATAAAGATTGCCAATAGTATGATTTAGACATTGTCATGCAGCAAGTAAAACAAATGGAGGGCGGGAGCGAGTATGGCTCCTGTCCTTTCCTCGTTCTGACGATTTTATATTTTAAAATTGCGATATATCAATAGTAGACACAATTGTGATAATCAGATCCATTGTTGTTCAGCACCCTCGATAGTAAGATACAAGTATAGCTGCTCAGGGGCCAGCCAACAATAAACTTGTATATGAAGAGGGGGAGTGCAACGATGTTTAAGAAGGATTCCGAACTTTTAAAGCCGCTTACCGACAAGCAGCTGGAGCAATACAGGCAAGACGGATACATTATCATAAAAAAAGGGTGCAGCGCCGATTTGATCGATGCTTTTAACAGACACATTTACGAACTTCGCTCTGCGCCGCTGAACGAAATGCTCGACTGGGCACGCACCTCGGAGAAAGCACGCTTCTCCACGCGGCTTTTCAATCCGCATCAGCATGACAGCTTTTCTAGGCAAATGATGAAGCTTCCCATCGTAAGAGGCGCATTAGCCCAATTGATGGAAAAGGAAGCGGTTTGCGTGCAAAGCATGTTCTTCTATAAGGAACCGGGCTCTCACGGTCAGGCGGCTCATCAGGATTATTACTATATCAAAAACGATCCAATGACGATGGTTGCCGCCTGGATCGCGACGGAAGAAAAGGTAGACGAGCAGAACGGGTGCTTGTGGGTTATCCCAGGAACGCATAAGCTTGGCCTTTTGCCGCATGGAAAAGTGAAAAATCTCGAGGAGCATGAAGAATGGACGGATGAGACGGAAGGCATCGACTTGACAAAGCAAATTCCGGTCATAATGGAAAAGGGAGATATATTGTTTTTCCATGAGCTGCTGATCCATTCTTCCAACCGCAACCGAAGCGAGGACCGCTGGCGCCGCTCTTACGTTTGCCATTATATCCGCGAGGATTCAGCCGTCACGCTGCGAGAGGATTTGCGCGAGAAGTATTCGTTGATTTAATGACTGAGGCCCCGGTCAGTTATTAGAGAGTGATAAAGGAACCAATAAGCAGCAGGGTGGCGATGACAGTAGTACAAAAGTCTCAATTCCCCTTGTATTCCAACACATTGTATTGATAAACTAAATAGATAAAGCCTTCCGCTTTTCGAAAGCGGTTACAGAAAGGCTACTCTTTTTTTTGAATGGAGCTGAAAAAAATAAGCAAAACGTGGTACTACCGTCTGCTTTTTTCATATATGCCGGTTTTTTTACTCATGATCTCTTTTTTGTTTTTCATCTTTTTTCAAGTGCTGACAGAACGTGCGCAGCAGGACACAGCCCATATTTACGCGAGTGTCAACAATCAAATTGTCCAGACCGTGGAGCAGCCGCTGCAGTCGATTGACCATATGATGGTAACCGTTCAGACGCGCAGCAGCAACTCGGCCGAATTCAATATGCTCGATTATTTTGATCAGGAGGGTCCGCCGTCCGTTTTTTTTACGTACCAAATGACCAAAGAATTCAATAACCTAAGGCAGCTCTACCAAAGCATCCATTCCATTTATTTGGTTCGGGAACGAGACAACTATGTGCTTAGCTCCAATACGGTGTCGCCGCTGGAGCAGTTTTCGGACCGCGACTTTATCGAAGAGCTCCTGCAGGACAATTATTCTTACCACTGGACGAATATGCGCATATTCAAGGAGTTTCATGCTTCAAGAGAGGAGTCTGTCGTTTCGCTTGCGCGTAAGTATTTGACGAGCCGCGGCGAAAGCGGTCTGATGATTATTAATGTGCGGACGAGCTCGCTTGAAGGGCTGGTATCGCAAAAAATGGATCAAACCGCCAGCTATGTTATGATAACGGGCAAGAACAACGAGCCTGTATTTGCTTCAGAGAAAGAGGCATCGGAAAAACGCAAAGCCATTTCAACCGTCGTGTCTGATTATACGGGCTGGACCTACGAAAGCGGACTGAATAAAGGAAGCAGTTTTACGATGCTGCAAACCTTTTCGAGCGTATGGATCATCCTCGCTCTTATCGTCGCTGTTTTTGGAATGCTATCGATTGTGTATATGACCAATCGCAATTACAAGCCGCTGCGTGCGCTTATTAATAAACTGGACAAAATCTCATATGCATCAGGCGAGCAGGGTGCTGCTGAGCGAAATGAGTTCAACTATATTGAATCGACGGTCGATTCCCTAGTTCAGCGCTTCAACCTGTTCAAGTCCCAATCCGATATGAATAGCGGCTACCGCAAAAAGTCGATTTTTCTTGAAGTGATGAGCGGTTCCAGATCGCTTGCGAATGCGGAGTGGAATGTGGAGATGGAACGTCACGGCTTTACGAGCGGTTTCAGCAAGGCCGCCGTTATCGTTATTTCGATCGATAAATATTCAGATTTATTGTCGCGTTATCGGGAGCAGGATATGATCTTGTTCCGTTTTATCATTCAAAATATGTACATGGAGCTTATTCAGAAATACGATCTTTTTAGTTGGAGCGAATGGGTGAACGATAAAGAGATGTGCGGCTTCATTTATATACAAGAGGATAATGAAAAGCAGTTGATAGATAGCATCCTCAAGGTTTCGGACAGCGCGCTTCAATGGATCAGGGCAAATCTGCCGTTCACGACTACTTTCGGAATCGGGCAAACGACGGATTCGGTCACGATGCTCAAGACTTCTTATAAAAAAGCGATGGAAGCTGTGAATTTCAGGCTGGTGTTCGGCAATAACCGCACGATTGGGTACTGGGAGACTGAATCGGGAACCTCCTTCGAACTGTACAATCAACTTGAGCAAATTCGAAGCCTCATTTACGCATTTCACTCGATGGAGCCAGATTGGCTGTTAAAATACGGCACGCTTTTCGAGCAGTTCAAGCAATATAAGTTGAAACGTGAGGATATCGTTAATTTACTCAACTATTTCATCTTTTATTTGTTTGAGCATGTGCATGGCACCATCCTAAACGACGAAATCATCGAGACGAACAAAGCGATCATGAAGGATGTGATCGATCAATTTGAAACACTTGAGGATGTGCAGGAAGAGATTCTCAGCATTATGGAGAAGCTTGAATATGTCATTGCCGAGCAAGCAAGCAAGGGCGGGGCAGCCGAAATTGCGGTCAAGATGAAACAGTATATTGAAGAGCATGTGTCCGATCCGGATTTATCGCTTATTCATTTAAGCCAGCAATTCGATATTCCTTCCAAAAACGTCAGCTCGCTATTCAAAGAGCAGTTCAATATTAAATTCATCGATTTTCTTATTCATCGAAGGGTTGAGCTGGCTAAGCAGCTGCTGCTGGAAAAAGAGATGAGCGTTCAGGAAATCGGACGTGCGGTTGGTTATTTGAATCCGGTCTCATTTAACCGGGTTTTTAAGCGGGTGGTAGGCATTCCGCCGGGTGATTTTCGTAGAGAGAAGCTCGGTTAAGCAAGGAAAAAGGTATATAAATCAATCGGATCGCGCCGTCAGGGCTCGGTCCGATTTTTGTATACCGCCGGATTCTTGTAAATTGCAGGGCTGTGGATTTGTGGGGTATAGTTGCCTCAACAAACCAATCTATAGTCACAAGGAGGCGTTGCGAGGTGTCCAACATGACCTCAATACCAGCCGCAGCACGCATGCCGACAGAGCCGATCAAACGGACCGTTCGAAGCGAAATCGTTAGAAAGATGCAAAGGCATTGGCAGCTTTATCTTTTGATCCTGCTGCCGCTCATTTATTTTATTCTATTTAAATACGTTCCGATTTTCGGCGTTCAGATCGCGTTTAAGGATCTAAACGTGAAGGCAGGCATCTGGGGCAGTCCATGGGTAGGCTTCAAACATTTCGAAGCATTTTTTAACCACCCAAACTTTTGGCTTCTCATTAAAAACACGCTGTTTTTAAGCCTGTACACGTTAGCGGTAGGCTTTCCTGCTCCAATCCTGCTCGCGCTTATGATTAATGAATTAAAAAACGGTTTTTTCAAACGGACGGTTCAAATGGTTACTTACGCGCCATACTTTATTTCCACCGTTGTCATGGTTTCAATGATTCTGCTTTTCCTGGCACCGCGTATCGGCGTGATTGATCATGTGAGAACCGCGCTAGGGCTTGATTCCGTCAATTTTATCGGCGAACCCTCCATGTTCAAGACGATCTTCGTCCTCTCGGACGTTTGGCAGTACATGGGATACAGCGCCATCATTTATATAGCCGCTCTTGCTGGAGTTAACCCGCAGCTTTACGAAGCTTCGAAGCTTGATGGCGCTAGCCGGCTGCAAAAAATCATTCATATCGATCTGCCGAGCATTATGCCGATCATGGTGCTGCTTCTTGTCCTGAACATGGGACAACTGCTGAATATCGGCTTCGAGAAGGTGTATCTGCTTCAAAATCCGTTGAACACGAGCTCTTCTGAAATCATATCGACCTACGTGTACAAGGTCGGCCTAGTGCAGGCCAATTACAGCTTCTCGTCGGCTGTCGGATTATTTAATTCATTGATTAACCTACTATTAATATTGCTTGCCAACTTCGGGGCAAGACGCGCTACAGGATTGGGGTTGTTCTAATATGGCGAAATCAGGTGCTATTAAAGAGCCGTTGTCGGACAAGGTGCTGCTCACCGTCATTTACATCGTATTGTTTGCCGTATTGGCGGCCGTTCTTTACCCGCTTATTTATATTGTGAGCTCTTCGTTCAGCTCGCCGCAGGCAGTTGTGTCCGGAAGAGTATGGCTGTTCCCAGTCGAACCGTCGCTGAAAGGCTATACGGCAGTGCTAAACAACCCACGCATATGGGCAGGCTATTCGAACTCTCTATTCTATATGTGCGTGGGAACCTTGATCAGCGTCTTCCTTACATTTGCACTAGCTTATCCGTTATCGAAGCGCACTTTTTACGGGCGAACACTGATCATGTATTTGATCATTGTCACCATGATCTTCAGCGGAGGGTTGATCCCTTATTATCTAACGGTGAAGAGCCTCGGGATGATCGACACGCGCTGGGCTTTGCTGCTGCCGCAGGCTATCGCGGTCTGGCAAATATTTATTGCAAAAACGTTCTTTCAGGAGTCGATTCCAGATGAATTGAATGAAGCGGCAGAAATTGACGGCTGCAGCGATCTCCGTTTCCTCTGGTCCATTGTTCTTCCGCTGTCAAAGCCAGTAGTCGCGGTGCTTGCGCTCATGTACGCCGTAACCGCATGGAATGCTTACTTTGATGCGCTAATTTTCTTGAAAAACGTAAATCTATACCCACTGCAGCTGATTCTTCGCGAAATTCTGATACAAAATTCCGTCGATAATTCAATGATGGTAGACGTACGAACAATGGAAGCTAGACAAGGAATGAAGGATTTGCTGAAATTTTCGCTAATCGTCGTTTCGAGTCTGCCTGTCCTCATCATATATCCATTTGTTCAGAAGCATTTCGTAAAGGGGGTCATGATCGGTTCTCTTAAAGGTTAATATAAACAGATAATAGGCAGAAAGAAGCCGAAGGCAATATCCATAACAAATCTAAAGGGGTGTTTAGAATGAAAAAAACATGGAGAATAATGGCTGGTGTTTTGTTGACAGCTGCACTTCTCATGAGTGCTTGCTCAAAAAATGATAATTCTGCGGGTCAAGGAAAGAATGGAGCCGGTGAAGGCGGAGAATCGCAAACGCCGGTCAAATTATCTGCATTCATCAATCAATCGCCTAACCTTGCAAACCTGAATAATCCGTTTACGAAACTGGTGGAAGAGAAAACAAATGTGCAGCTGTCGTTTACGGTCGGAACGCCTAACGATAACAACGATAAACGTAATGTGCTTATGGCAAGCGGCGATTATCCGGAGATTTTCCTTAGCGGAAACTTTACGCCTGCCGAGCAAATGAAGTTCGGCAAGCAGGGTGTCTTCCTGCCGCTTAACGATCTGATCGATCAATACGCACCGAATATTAAGGGGATTTTTGAAGAACGTCCGGATTTGAGAACGGCGGTTACCTCCTCGGATGGGAACATATACGGCATGCCGCAGGTTAATGAATGCTACCACTGCTGGTATGCGCAAAAGCTGTGGATCAACCAAAAATGGCTGGACAATCTCGGGCTGGACATGCCGACGACTACGGAGGAATATGCTGAGGTTCTGCGTGCATTCAAAACCAAAGACCCGAATGGAAACGGCATTGCAGATGAAGTTCCGCTTAGTGGAGCACTGTACACATGGCATGGCGACATTACGGGTTTCCTGATGAATCCGTTCATATACAATAACGGCGACGGTCAGTCCTTCTCGTATATTCGCGTCAAGGATGGACAGGTACAGCTCTCTGCCAGCCAGCCGGAATGGAAAGACGGACTTGGCTATCTGGCATCCTTGTATAAAGAAGGTTTGATTGATCCACAAACCTTTACGCAAAACCAGGAAGGACTGCAGCAGCTTGGCAACAACGTCGGTGAAACGATTTTAGGTTCATTCGCAATCGGCCATGTGCAGATGGCTGTAGCTGCGACCGACGAGCGCAATCAGGATTATGTGGCTGTTCCGCCGCTTAAAGGACCTAATGGCGTGCAGTTGTCTGGCTATTACAAATCAGTGGGTAACCAGGGCCGGTTTGCCATTACGGATAAAGCGAATGAAGAGCAGCAGATCGCAGCGATCAAGATGCTTGACTATTTGTGGACTGAAGAAGGAACAAGAGGACAAGTATTCTCGGTGGAGGGTCATTCCTGGAGCAAGGCAACTTCTGATCAGCTTAACGTGAACGGGCAGCCTGCCAGCTATCAGGTGGATCCATCCTACCGAAGCGAGACGATCCACACGGATGGCTGGGATCAGGCAGGTCCTGATTTCCGTCCGCGAGACCGTTTCGAGTCGGAGGCTGTATCTCAGGATATCCTGTCGCCAGAGGGCTACGAGCTTCGCTTGGTCATGGAGACGAATAAGTATGAGGGCTTCGAGCCGAAAGAGGATGAAATGTTCCCGATTGATATTTTCATCAGTGCCGAGGATGGTGAAAAAGCCGCACAATTCAAAGCGACGATTGAGGATTACGTCCGTTCGAATATGCTGCAGTTCATTACGGGGCATAAGGATATCCAGAAGGATTGGGACAGCTATGTACAAGGCTTCGGTGGCCTGAAGCTGACTGATTACTTGCAAATCCTGCAAAGTGCTTACGACGCGGATCTGAGCAAAATGAAATAAATGAAATAATCGCGCGTTTAGTTTGAAATTAGCGGCCTGCGGCGTAGTGCTTCAGGCCGTTTATTCGATCAAGAAGGAAGTGAGACAAATGAAGAGCCATGAGCTTCCGCGCATCCAAAATCCTATTTTACGCGGTTTTAACCCGGACCCGTCTATCCTGAGAGTCGGCGATGACTATTACGTTGCGACCTCGACCTTTCAATGGTTTCCGGGCGTTCAAATCCACCATTCCCGCGATTTGATCCATTGGCAGCTCATTACGCGCCCACTGGATCGCTTAAGCCAGCTGAACATGCTGGGCAATCCGGATTCCGGCGGTGTTTGGGCACCGTGCCTTACTTTTCATGAAGGCTTGTTTTATCTGGTCTACACTGATGTGAAAAGCCATGCGGGTGCTTATAAGGATACACATAATTATGTAGTTACTGCTCCCGATATTATGGGCCCTTGGTCCGATCCGGTTTATTTGAACAGCAGCGGCTTTGATCCTTCGCTGTTTCATGACGATGGCGGCAAGAAATGGCTTGTCAATATGCAGTGGGATTACCGGAAGGATCGAGATCCTTTCAATGGCATTTATTTGCAGGAATATTCAGAGGAAAAGCAGCAGCTGATCGGGCCTTCCTATCTGATCTACAAAGGCTCTGAGCTGGGGCTGACGGAAGGACCTCATTTATATAAGAAGGACGGCTATTATTATCTGATGGTTGCCGAAGGCGGGACCAGCTATGAGCATGCTGTGACGCTGGCTCGTTCAAGCACGCTCTTCGGCCCTTATGAAACGGACCCTTTGGGTCCGATGCTTACTGCTAACCATAAACCGGAATTGAAGCTGCAAAAGGCTGGACATGCCAGCCTGGTGCATACGACAAGCGACGAGTGGTACATCGTTCATTTATGTGGACGGCCGCTTGCAACGGAGGATAAACGCTGCAACTTAGGCAGAGAAACTTCGATACAGCGCTGCGAATGGTCGGAGGAAGGCTGGCTGCGCCTCTCAGGAGGGGGGAATGCTCCGCTCGATGACGTACAAGCGCCTGCGCTGCCGTGGCATCCCTTCCCAGCATCTAAGGAAATAGACAATTTCGAAGCTGGCGTGCTGGATATCCAGTGGCAATCGCTTCGCCAGCCCATACGCGAAGACTGGCTGTCCATAACAGAGCGGCCGGGCTATCTGCGGCTGAGGGGCATGGAGTCTCCTAATTCCCGTTTCCGGCACAGCTTGGCTGCTCGGCGCCAGCAAGCCTTCCGATGTGAAGCAGAGACTGCGGCTGAGTTTGAGCCGAACAGCTATCAGCAGATGGCTGGGCTAATCTATTATTATAATTCTCAAAACTATTATTATCTGCGAATTGGATATGACGAGTCGGTAGGCACCAATCTTGCAATTCTCTCAAACGATCATGGCGTTTATAACGAACATACAGATACGCATATCCCTATTCCGGCCGGAGCGCGCGTTTACTTGCGGTTGACGCTTCATGATACTGAGCTTCAATTCTATTATTCTTTGGATGGAAGCGACTGGAAAACAATAGGCCCCACGCTGGATGCCAGTAAAATATCGGATGAATACGCGACTCATTTGGTCGACGGTTATTTTACCGACTGGGGCTTCACAGGCGCCTTCATCGGGTTATGCGCTCATGATTTATCCGGAGGCCGCAAGGCTGCCGATTTCAATTACTTTCGTTATGTGGAGAAGGAGTGATGCGAGATGGAATTTTCTAATGAGTCGTTAAAAGGAAAGCATATCGTATTTCTATGCGGCGAGGATGAATATGAATCGGAAAGAACAATACCCTTGATTGCAGAGGAAGCTGCAAGGAAGCACGGGGCAACGGTAACCGTGCTTACGTCTTCTATGGGCCCTGCTGATCCTACAAGCATATCTGGACTTGAAGCGCTTCAAGAAGCAGATTTGGCCGTGTTTTACATTCGGTTCCGTCAATTGCCGGAAGAGCAATTCCGTTATATTCGCGATTATTTGGAAGCGGGTAAACCGGTCATCGGTTTACGGACGAGCACGCATGCATTCCAGTACCCGGAGGGACATCCACTCGAATGCTGGAATGACGGCTTCGGTATCGACGTACTAGGTGCGCCGTGGATTCGCCATTTCGGCCATTCTTCAACGACAAGCGTTTCGACTGCATGGGCGGCAGCGGAGCATCCAATTCTGAGGGGCATTCCTACACATTTTGAATGCCGTTCCTGGCTTTATCAGGTGCTTCCGTATCCGCCGGAAGGTACGATTCCGCTGCTCAACGGGGCGACTGTTAATCCGGAGGATAACGGCTGGTCATATACAAGCGAGACCCCGCGTGTGCATCCGGTAGCCTGGACGCGGACACATGCTGGCGGTGGGCGAGTATTTACAACGACAATGGGACATCCGGATGATTTTGAGCTGGCAGCTTTCAGGCGCTTATTGCTTAATGGCGTACATTGGGCAGTTGGATCGGAGCATTTAATAGAAGGAGGAACAGAATGATGAAACTTGCAGCGATTACAGGCGAGAAGAAAGCCGAATTAATAGAACGGGAAAAGCCTGAATTGAAAGCAGGCTGGGCGCTTGTCAAAGTACATGCCGCGCCGATGTGTGCGGAGTATAAAAGTTTTGTCCAGGGTGACCATTCGGAATGCCTTGGCCATGAAGCGGCCGGCGAGGTAGTTGAAGCAGCGCCGGGCAGCAAGGTAAAGGTCGGTGACCGCGTAGTTGTCATGCCGCAATATCCTTGCGGGGAATGCGAAATGTGCATTGCAGGCGACTTCATCTATTGCGAGCACAATCAGAATCATTACGAGCCAACCATGACGCAGTATTTGTCGAAGCCATCTTGGCTGCTTGCCAAAATTCCGGACGGTGTTTCCTACGAGAAAGCATCGCTAGCCTGCTGCGGTCTTGGGCCGTCACACGGTGCTTTCTCCACGATGGGTGTTAATGCTTTCTCGACTGTGCTCATTACAGGGCTTGGACCCGTCGGCCTTGGCGCAATCGTCAATGCGAAGTTCCGGGGCGCAGCAGTTATCGCGGTCGAAATG from Paenibacillus sp. FSL H8-0548 encodes the following:
- a CDS encoding glycoside hydrolase family 43 protein, with translation MKSHELPRIQNPILRGFNPDPSILRVGDDYYVATSTFQWFPGVQIHHSRDLIHWQLITRPLDRLSQLNMLGNPDSGGVWAPCLTFHEGLFYLVYTDVKSHAGAYKDTHNYVVTAPDIMGPWSDPVYLNSSGFDPSLFHDDGGKKWLVNMQWDYRKDRDPFNGIYLQEYSEEKQQLIGPSYLIYKGSELGLTEGPHLYKKDGYYYLMVAEGGTSYEHAVTLARSSTLFGPYETDPLGPMLTANHKPELKLQKAGHASLVHTTSDEWYIVHLCGRPLATEDKRCNLGRETSIQRCEWSEEGWLRLSGGGNAPLDDVQAPALPWHPFPASKEIDNFEAGVLDIQWQSLRQPIREDWLSITERPGYLRLRGMESPNSRFRHSLAARRQQAFRCEAETAAEFEPNSYQQMAGLIYYYNSQNYYYLRIGYDESVGTNLAILSNDHGVYNEHTDTHIPIPAGARVYLRLTLHDTELQFYYSLDGSDWKTIGPTLDASKISDEYATHLVDGYFTDWGFTGAFIGLCAHDLSGGRKAADFNYFRYVEKE
- a CDS encoding ThuA domain-containing protein — encoded protein: MEFSNESLKGKHIVFLCGEDEYESERTIPLIAEEAARKHGATVTVLTSSMGPADPTSISGLEALQEADLAVFYIRFRQLPEEQFRYIRDYLEAGKPVIGLRTSTHAFQYPEGHPLECWNDGFGIDVLGAPWIRHFGHSSTTSVSTAWAAAEHPILRGIPTHFECRSWLYQVLPYPPEGTIPLLNGATVNPEDNGWSYTSETPRVHPVAWTRTHAGGGRVFTTTMGHPDDFELAAFRRLLLNGVHWAVGSEHLIEGGTE
- a CDS encoding zinc-binding dehydrogenase, whose protein sequence is MMKLAAITGEKKAELIEREKPELKAGWALVKVHAAPMCAEYKSFVQGDHSECLGHEAAGEVVEAAPGSKVKVGDRVVVMPQYPCGECEMCIAGDFIYCEHNQNHYEPTMTQYLSKPSWLLAKIPDGVSYEKASLACCGLGPSHGAFSTMGVNAFSTVLITGLGPVGLGAIVNAKFRGAAVIAVEMNPYRVELAKQMGVDHIIDPRDKDAVSQIKALTGGKGPDYGLDCSGVVSAHRLQIDSVKRKGKVAFVGECFSETPIKVSDDLLRKGIHLIGSWHYNLNEFPYLMKVIEQSPLADLLITHTFPMSRIQEAFEVSASQQSGKIILKPWE